ACAACTGATCGAGGCCGACCAGCTCAGTACGCCCAAGGTGCTGTAGCTGGGTAAGCATGTCGTGCTTGGCATCATAAAAGTTACGCAAGCCAAACTGATTGCAAGGATCAAGTGTTGTCATATGCAGCGTCCTGTAATAAAAATGTGAAGCCAAATTTGGGCATATCTGCGCAATCTATCTCTCAGATCTTGGCCAAGGGGATGATTTTAAACGCACTATAAGGGTATTTTAAAACAGATTGGCACACAGTGCTGTTAAGCACACCCCAAATCAAACATTCACTCTCGACAGTAAATGCACTACCATTTGGCAGCCGATTTTGAATTGAATGCTCCCTTGGAGACTACCATGACTGCTTTGAGCGATGCCGCTATTCGAGTACGTTCTGCCCTTGAACAACGTGGTTTAGAAACCCCAATGAAAGGCAACAGCCTGACCTTGGATGAAAAACAAGCGCGTATTACCGCCTTAATGACCGAAATGATGGATGTATTAGGCTTAGACTTGGCAGACGATAGCTTAGCCGATACTCCACAGCGCATCGCTAAGATGTATGTGCGAGAAATCTTTTCAGGCTTAGATTATAGCTATTTTCCTAAAATCACCTTGATCGATAACAAAATGAAGGTGGATGAAATGGTTCAAGTGCGTGACATCACACTGACCAGTACTTGTGAACATCACTTTGTAACCATAGATGGTACCGCCACCGTCGCCTATATACCGCGAACTAAGGTGATTGGCTTATCTAAAATTAACCGCATAGTGCAATTTTTTGCGCGCCGCCCCCAAGTGCAAGAGCGCCTCACCCAACAAGTGTTAGTAGCCTTGCAGACTTTACTCGAGTCAGAGGATGTGGCGGTGAGTATTAGTGCGACGCACTATTGCGTGAAAGCGCGCGGCGTCATGGATGCGACCAGTAGTACCACTACTACCTCGTTGGGCGGCATTTTTAAGAGCCGAGCCGCCACTCGCCATGAATTTCTAAGTGGTGTGGTGCGCTAAAAATTAATTTGCAGTTAAAGGAGAGAGCATGAAGCCCAGAGTTGAAATTCGCTATTGCTCGTTATGCCGCTGGTTATTACGCTCCGCTTGGTTGGCACAAGAGATTTTATCTACTTTTAATGATGATGTAGCTGAAGTGGCCTTGATCCCTGCAGATAAAGGCCAATTTCAAATTTGGGTGAATGAGCAGCGCCTATGGTGTCGCGTGATTGACGGCGGTTTTCCAGAAGCTAAAGAGATCAAGCAAAGACTGCGTGATTATGTGGATCCTACCCGCAGTCTTGGTCACAGTGATCGCTAAGTCTTTTTAACCTCTTACCCTTTTACGTCCTTGGGCTTGGCACTAACGTAAGATCAATGTTGTCGTTGACTTACTGAGCTATTACCTACTAAAGCCTGCCTTAATGAAGAATGTGTGTTAAGTCACTAATTTGCTAGCGCTCCTGCCACTATACTGGCGAGCGCAAGCTGTGCTGTGTAGACTTTACGGTTTGGCTTGCGGCGACCGAACAGCTGGCATATCTGTAACACCGTTTCTGCTCGTCTCATCGCTTAAGCTCGATATTTCATATCTGCTCTGACCTAAAAAGGGGATTAACACTATGGCCAATTGGTCTGAACAAGATGCGTTAAAAATATATAACCTACCTTACTGGGGGGATGGTTTTTTTCATCTCGACCCCCAAGGGCGTGTGGTGGTGACCCCCGATAAATCTCGCCCAGAAGCGAAAGTAGTATTAGCAGATGTGATTGCTGACTTAAAAGCCCAAGGCTATGCCACACCGGTATTGTTGCGTTTTCCCGAAATTATTAAA
This genomic window from Oceanisphaera avium contains:
- a CDS encoding SelT/SelW/SelH family protein, translated to MKPRVEIRYCSLCRWLLRSAWLAQEILSTFNDDVAEVALIPADKGQFQIWVNEQRLWCRVIDGGFPEAKEIKQRLRDYVDPTRSLGHSDR
- the folE gene encoding GTP cyclohydrolase I FolE; translated protein: MTALSDAAIRVRSALEQRGLETPMKGNSLTLDEKQARITALMTEMMDVLGLDLADDSLADTPQRIAKMYVREIFSGLDYSYFPKITLIDNKMKVDEMVQVRDITLTSTCEHHFVTIDGTATVAYIPRTKVIGLSKINRIVQFFARRPQVQERLTQQVLVALQTLLESEDVAVSISATHYCVKARGVMDATSSTTTTSLGGIFKSRAATRHEFLSGVVR